In Persicimonas caeni, a single window of DNA contains:
- a CDS encoding serine/threonine protein kinase has protein sequence MIVGNYRIGRVLAHGGMATVYRGIYRPTGMPVAIKVLTEESSVDEVLVHRMHQEARIQNILGRQHSGIVTCYEEIEVDGRPAMVLEYVPGRSVLDIVEDDGVFEPLEAIDVVLATLDALSHAHHHGIVHRDVKGENILVTPQGAVKVTDFGVARAEVGGRNSRVTESRDLVGTMVYMAPEQLTSPRTVDHRADLYAVGVTLYEMLTGDVPFDGEEGYPLMKRIELEAPPDPRQFVPDLHECLVEVVFKSLEKDPDERYFSAGEMDAALRRCRKILTGAEDYDGPRPGENRRGEKTWYWEPSEPRPLPEPRSFGYLVDLSGNLMPGQILLRRAGLKIGRDPDRCDLIVPDDEVAAEHVLLLPLETGQVLLVDLLTDGQTTLNGEPVARAALEPGDEFELVGRWKFCFQR, from the coding sequence GTGATTGTCGGCAATTATCGCATCGGACGTGTACTCGCCCACGGCGGGATGGCGACCGTGTATCGCGGAATCTACCGGCCTACAGGGATGCCCGTGGCCATCAAGGTGCTCACCGAGGAGAGCAGCGTCGACGAGGTACTCGTCCACCGCATGCACCAAGAGGCGCGCATCCAGAACATTTTGGGCCGCCAGCACTCGGGCATCGTAACCTGTTACGAGGAGATCGAGGTCGATGGCCGCCCGGCCATGGTCCTGGAGTACGTGCCGGGCCGCTCGGTGCTCGATATCGTCGAGGATGACGGGGTCTTCGAGCCCCTCGAGGCCATAGACGTGGTGTTGGCGACCCTCGACGCGCTCTCCCACGCTCATCACCACGGCATCGTCCACCGAGACGTCAAAGGCGAGAATATCTTGGTGACCCCGCAAGGGGCGGTCAAAGTCACTGATTTCGGAGTCGCGCGCGCCGAAGTGGGCGGACGTAACTCACGGGTGACCGAGTCGCGCGATCTCGTGGGGACGATGGTCTACATGGCCCCCGAGCAACTGACCAGCCCGCGCACCGTCGATCATCGCGCGGACTTGTATGCGGTGGGCGTGACTCTCTACGAAATGCTCACCGGCGACGTCCCCTTCGACGGCGAAGAGGGCTACCCGCTGATGAAGCGCATCGAGCTCGAGGCGCCTCCCGACCCGCGTCAATTCGTGCCGGACTTGCACGAATGCCTCGTCGAGGTCGTCTTCAAGAGCCTCGAAAAGGACCCTGACGAGCGCTATTTCTCGGCCGGCGAGATGGACGCCGCCCTTCGGCGCTGCCGCAAGATCTTGACTGGCGCAGAGGACTACGACGGCCCACGGCCCGGCGAGAACCGACGCGGTGAGAAGACCTGGTACTGGGAGCCCTCCGAGCCGCGCCCGTTGCCCGAACCACGCTCCTTTGGCTATCTCGTCGACCTCTCCGGCAATCTGATGCCCGGCCAGATTCTGCTGCGTCGCGCCGGCCTCAAGATCGGGCGCGACCCCGATCGCTGCGATTTGATCGTGCCCGATGACGAAGTCGCCGCCGAGCACGTGCTTTTGCTGCCCCTCGAGACCGGTCAGGTGCTCTTGGTCGATCTGCTCACCGACGGGCAGACGACCCTCAATGGCGAGCCGGTCGCGCGCGCCGCGCTCGAGCCTGGCGACGAGTTCGAATTGGTTGGGCGTTGGAAATTTTGCTTTCAGCGGTAA